The sequence AAACGTTGTATTTAAATAAGCTTCTTTTCCACTCCAGTTTTGTGGGAAAAGAGAGGGGGGGGGCATTTTATGGGTATCGAAAAGCTCCAGAAAGCTTATAGGAAGGGGGAACTAAACAAATACAATATTTTTAATGGATACGATAATCCGAATAAAATGTGCATCTCGCACATTTTAAGCTGTCAGCGTTTGGGTGAGTGAAAATGAGTCCGATATCCGAAGAGCAGAAATCAGAAGTCATTGCCTTGATAAAAGAAGGTAAACTAAGCGCAGAGGAAATCGCAGAGAAAGTCGAAGTGTATCCCGGAACTGTTCGTGCAATTAAAGCTCATTTGACAATGGGCCACTACGAAGCTGAAGAAATCATCGAGATTCTGGAGACAACGTTTGGGCTGGAGCGCGACCTCCAAAAGGCTCTCCGTTCTAACATTGAACAGCTTGAGCAAGGGCTCAAGATTATTGATGGAGGAAAGGAAAGGACCACTAAGGCAGGTAGAATTGATATTACAGCGGAAGATCAGCAAGGTGCTATCGTCGTCATAGAACTAAAAGCTGGCGTTGCTAATCCTGATTGCATTGCTCAAATATTGTCTTATATTGGTGCCCTTAGTGCGGAAGAACAGAAACCATTGCGAGGAATTTTGGTGGCTGGGGATTTCCCTGATCGCGTAATGTATGCGAGTCGTGCCGTGCCCAATCTGCTACTGAAGAAATACACCTTCAGATTTTCATTCGAGGGGGTTCAATAATGTACCGAGGTGAAGCGATTATGGAAATCTATTCCCTCGAGCAGGTTTCACAAATCATCAACGGTTACAAGTTACTCGACCAAAACGGTGCACTTTCCTCGCTTCTGGAGCGGATAACTCGCTGTAATAACTGCGCAGTGGCCTATCCATCCCGCGATGACCAGCCTGTAAACGCATTAGTACGCCCTCTTCTGCTCGCCAAGTTGTCCACGGAAGATCAGATTATTGACCTGTGCAGGGCGATTCAAAGGGAAGATACTTATTTACGCACTCTCTTCAAGAAAGCCTTCGATCCTGACGAAATCATAGCGCAGCTAGGATCTCGCAAATTCGCGATTGGTCTGCTGCCATGGCTGGATCGCTGTATGCTCTTTCGAAGAACTGAGAA is a genomic window of Methanomicrobia archaeon containing:
- a CDS encoding DUF91 domain-containing protein, whose protein sequence is MSPISEEQKSEVIALIKEGKLSAEEIAEKVEVYPGTVRAIKAHLTMGHYEAEEIIEILETTFGLERDLQKALRSNIEQLEQGLKIIDGGKERTTKAGRIDITAEDQQGAIVVIELKAGVANPDCIAQILSYIGALSAEEQKPLRGILVAGDFPDRVMYASRAVPNLLLKKYTFRFSFEGVQ